The Vitis vinifera cultivar Pinot Noir 40024 chromosome 12, ASM3070453v1 genome has a segment encoding these proteins:
- the LOC104880834 gene encoding G-type lectin S-receptor-like serine/threonine-protein kinase SD2-5 yields the protein MAWHRLESCYVAVLSLLALISLCRGATLYVHDYPNIARHSSSWTNVEQELIWGDEKVSLLPILCIKGEGAGFCFGFYCRYIRDECLLAVVICPAYNLPLISSPELVWSANRNNPVRINATLQLTGGGDLILKDADGKFVWSTNTTGKSVSGLKLTEAGDVVLFDANNATVWQSFDHPTDALLQGQKMVSGKKLTASLATDNWTEGMLSLSVTNEALVAYVESNPPQIYYLLEGSDTDTKGKTKQNYILLGNESLDGFIHGADPNYPDSRIFIATDLSAQFIKLGPDGHLRAYGWKNNSWEAADLLTDWLSFPNHLSDVDDCQYPLVCGKYGICSERQCSCPPPSANGTNYFRPVDDNLPSHGCYTTKPIACGSSQYHHLLELQHVGYFAFSSDISSTNVENCKQACLNNCSCKAALFQYTDDPLDGDCCLLSEVFSLMTTDRGDIKSSTFLKVAISPIDIGNMKKKGHARVILVSSLAAFFGVFIFMTTCFFLFRKKKDSIEFEEDYLDQVSGMPTRFSFQDLKSTTQNFSCKLGEGGFGSVYEGTLSNGVKVAVKHLEGLAQVKKSFSAEVETIGSIHHVNLVRLIGFCAEKSHRLLVYEYMCNGSLDKWIFHKNQHLSLGWESRRKIILDIAKGLAYLHEECRQKIFHLDIKPQNILLDEHLNAKVSDFGLSKLIDKDQSQVVTTMRGTPGYLAPEWLSSVITEKVDVYSFGVVLLEILCGRRNVDRSQPEEDMHLLGIFRRKANEGQVLDMVDKNSEDMQRHGAEVMELMKVAAWCLQNDYARRPSMSVVVKALEGLVDIEDDLIYNFSYSPLPRGIAHKVAAAATPIMPSALSGPR from the coding sequence ATGGCCTGGCATCGATTGGAGTCTTGTTATGTTGCTGTTCTTTCCCTCCTCGCTCTCATCTCTCTCTGTCGTGGTGCTACCCTATATGTGCACGATTATCCTAATATTGCACGTCACTCCAGTTCATGGACTAACGTTGAACAAGAGCTTATCTGGGGGGATGAGAAGGTCTCTCTGCTGCCCATTCTTTGCATCAAAGGCGAAGGTGCAGGGTTCTGCTTTGGATTCTACTGCCGCTATATAAGAGATGAATGCCTCTTGGCTGTTGTCATCTGCCCCGCATACAATCTCCCTCTTATATCATCTCCAGAACTAGTGTGGTCTGCTAATCGGAACAATCCTGTCCGGATAAATGCTACTTTACAGCTAACTGGAGGAGGAGACTTGATCTTGAAGGATGCTGATGGCAAATTTGTTTGGTCCACAAACACAACAGGAAAGAGTGTTTCAGGCTTAAAATTGACTGAAGCGGGAGATGTTGTCCTCTTTGACGCAAACAATGCTACGGTTTGGCAGTCTTTTGACCACCCCACCGATGCTCTACTTCAGGGCCAAAAGATGGTTTCAGGGAAGAAGCTTACAGCCAGCTTAGCCACAGATAACTGGACTGAAGGTATGTTATCACTTTCCGTTACTAATGAAGCTCTGGTAGCTTATGTAGAGTCCAATCCTCCTCAGATCTATTATCTTCTTGAGGGCTCGGATACAGACACAAAAggtaaaacaaaacaaaattatatctTACTCGGGAATGAAAGCCTCGATGGGTTCATACATGGTGCTGACCCAAACTATCCAGATTCAAGGATTTTCATTGCTACAGACTTGTCTGCTCAGTTCATCAAACTGGGGCCGGATGGTCATTTGAGAGCCTACGGGTGGAAAAATAATAGCTGGGAGGCGGCTGATCTTCTGACTGATTGGTTATCATTTCCAAATCATCTAAGTGATGTAGATGATTGTCAATACCCGCTGGTGTGCGGGAAATATGGCATTTGCTCAGAAAGACAGTGTAGCTGTCCCCCACCATCTGCTAATGGAACAAACTATTTCAGGCCAGTAGATGACAACCTACCCAGTCATGGATGCTATACAACTAAACCCATTGCTTGCGGCTCTTCtcaatatcatcatcttcttgaGCTTCAACACGTAGGTTACTTTGCCTTCAGTTCTGACATTAGCAGTACAAACGTAGAAAATTGCAAGCAGGCCTGTTTGAACAACTGTTCATGCAAAGCTGCTCTTTTTCAATATACAGACGATCCTTTAGATGGGGATTGCTGCCTTCTATCTGAGGTCTTTTCATTGATGACCACTGATCGGGGTGATATTAAGTCATCCACGTTCCTTAAAGTGGCGATTTCTCCTATTGATATTGGAAACATGAAGAAAAAAGGGCATGCTAGAGTTATACTCGTATCAAGTCTTGCAGCTTTCTTCGGTGTCTTTATTTTTATGACCACTTGCTTCTTTCTTTTCAGAAAGAAAAAGGATTCTATTGAATTTGAGGAGGATTACCTAGATCAGGTATCAGGAATGCCCACTAGATTCTCCTTCCAAGACTTGAAATCTACAACACAAAACTTTAGTTGTAAGCTTGGGGAAGGAGGATTCGGGTCAGTCTATGAAGGCACTTTGAGCAATGGTGTCAAAGTTGCAGTCAAGCATCTTGAAGGTTTAGCTCAAGTAAAGAAATCATTCTCAGCTGAAGTTGAGACGATAGGCAGTATTCACCATGTCAATTTGGTAAGACTGATTGGATTTTGCGCTGAAAAATCACATAGGCTCTTAGTCTATGAGTACATGTGTAATGGGTCCCTGGATAAATGGATCTTCCACAAAAACCAACATCTTTCCCTTGGTTGGGAATCCAGAAGAAAGATCATCCTTGACATAGCGAAGGGACTAGCCTATCTCCATGAAGAATGCAGGCAGAAGATATTTCACTTGGATATCAAACCCCAAAACATCCTTTTGGATGAACACTTGAATGCAAAAGTTTCCGATTTCGGATTGTCAAAACTGATTGACAAGGACCAAAGCCAAGTTGTAACAACAATGAGGGGGACCCCGGGTTACTTGGCTCCCGAATGGTTGAGCTCAGTTATCACAGAAAAAGTGGACGTCTACAGCTTTGGCGTTGTGTTGTTAGAAATTCTGTGTGGGCGAAGAAATGTAGACCGATCTCAACCTGAAGAAGATATGCATTTACTCGGTATTTTCAGAAGGAAGGCAAATGAAGGACAAGTGTTGGATATGGTTGATAAAAACAGTGAGGATATGCAGAGACATGGAGCAGAAGTTATGGAGCTGATGAAGGTTGCTGCATGGTGCCTACAAAATGATTATGCCAGGAGGCCTTCCATGTCCGTGGTGGTGAAGGCTTTGGAGGGTTTGGTTGATATTGAAGATGACCTGATTTACAATTTTTCGTATTCACCATTACCTAGGGGCATTGCTCACAAGgttgctgctgctgctactCCAATTATGCCATCAGCTTTATCAGGACCTAGGTAA